Proteins encoded by one window of Micromonospora coxensis:
- a CDS encoding transketolase-like TK C-terminal-containing protein: MNQHDLDVLDEIQRRVLWLATRIVDAANHDRDTGDGVKVGGHQASSASLVTAMTALWFAHLDAEDRVAVKPHASPVFHAVQYLLGNLDRSYLTKLRSRGGLQSYPSRTKDPDEVDFSTGSVGLGAAAPLFAAVTRRYVDAHFGARPHSRFIALIGDAELDEGNIWEAVADPATTGLGNVMWLVDFNRQSLDRVVPGIRINQWRGQFEAAGWHVVEVKYGRKLAEAYARPGGEALRDWIDRMPNEQYQSLFGLAGPALRKQFLDGAPAEVSAFVADIADDDLGPLVTDLGGHDLEAMLDAYAQCDAVTDRPSVVFAYTVKGWGLPIAGNPRNHSALLSTEQVDALRAAHGLTVETEWDRLDPASPAGIRAGERREALSRAPRERALGVTVPETTKVRATKPVSTQEVFGRVLVDLARDPQVAPYLVTTAPDVATSTNLAGFINKTGVFAPTEQRSWTEDRMLRWTESPAGQHIELGISEMNLFLLLGQLGLSWDLSGQPLLPVGTVYDPFVLRGLDAFLYGTYSGSRFVVAGTPSGITLAPEGGAHQSTITASVGLELPGVTFIEPAYAASLDWLLCDALGQIAGGSTPAATAAPAEDGAYYFRLSTRPIDQAPFEAARARISDAVLRRQVVAGAYRLVDAHQAYPHLADAPVVTLAGSGAVLPEVLAAAVELAEEGIAAHVVDVTSLDRLYRAWQRTLRQGVRTATVPSVPGALRAAFGDRAPVVTVHDAASHAMAWLGSALGVPAVPLGVDEFGQSGSVRELYELHDLLPGSIVNAALAALSLR, encoded by the coding sequence GTGAACCAGCACGACCTCGACGTCCTCGACGAGATCCAGCGGCGGGTGCTCTGGCTCGCCACCCGCATCGTCGACGCGGCCAACCACGACCGGGACACCGGTGACGGGGTGAAGGTCGGCGGCCACCAGGCGTCCAGCGCGTCGCTGGTCACCGCGATGACCGCGCTCTGGTTCGCGCACCTGGACGCCGAGGACCGGGTGGCGGTCAAGCCGCACGCCTCGCCGGTCTTCCACGCCGTGCAGTACCTGCTGGGCAACCTGGACCGGTCGTACCTGACGAAGCTGCGCTCGCGCGGTGGGCTCCAGTCGTACCCGTCGCGGACCAAGGACCCGGACGAGGTCGACTTCTCCACCGGCTCGGTCGGGCTCGGCGCGGCCGCGCCGCTCTTCGCCGCGGTCACCCGCCGCTACGTCGACGCCCACTTCGGGGCCCGCCCGCACTCCCGGTTCATCGCGTTGATCGGCGACGCCGAACTGGACGAGGGCAACATCTGGGAGGCGGTCGCCGACCCGGCCACCACCGGCCTGGGCAACGTGATGTGGCTCGTCGACTTCAACCGGCAGTCGCTGGACCGGGTCGTCCCGGGCATCCGGATCAACCAGTGGCGCGGCCAGTTCGAGGCCGCCGGCTGGCACGTCGTCGAGGTCAAGTACGGCCGCAAGCTCGCCGAGGCGTACGCCCGGCCGGGCGGTGAGGCGCTGCGCGACTGGATCGACCGGATGCCCAACGAGCAGTACCAGTCGCTGTTCGGGCTGGCCGGGCCGGCGCTGCGCAAGCAGTTCCTCGACGGCGCGCCGGCCGAGGTGTCCGCCTTCGTCGCCGACATCGCCGACGACGACCTCGGCCCGCTCGTGACCGACCTGGGCGGGCACGACCTGGAGGCGATGCTCGACGCGTACGCGCAGTGCGACGCGGTCACCGACCGGCCCAGCGTGGTCTTCGCGTACACGGTGAAGGGCTGGGGGCTGCCGATCGCCGGCAACCCGCGCAACCACTCGGCGCTGCTCAGCACCGAGCAGGTCGACGCGCTGCGCGCCGCGCACGGGCTGACCGTGGAGACCGAATGGGACCGCCTCGACCCGGCGAGCCCGGCCGGAATCCGGGCCGGCGAGCGGCGGGAGGCGCTGTCCCGCGCGCCGCGCGAGCGGGCGCTGGGGGTCACCGTCCCGGAGACCACGAAGGTACGCGCCACCAAGCCCGTCTCCACCCAGGAGGTCTTCGGCCGGGTCCTGGTCGACCTGGCCCGCGATCCGCAGGTCGCGCCCTACCTGGTGACCACCGCCCCGGACGTGGCGACCTCCACCAACCTCGCCGGGTTCATCAACAAGACCGGCGTCTTCGCCCCCACCGAGCAGCGCTCCTGGACCGAGGACCGGATGCTGCGCTGGACGGAGAGCCCCGCCGGGCAGCACATCGAGCTGGGCATCTCGGAGATGAACCTGTTCCTGCTGCTCGGGCAGCTCGGCCTGTCGTGGGACCTGTCCGGGCAGCCGCTGCTGCCGGTCGGCACGGTCTACGACCCGTTCGTGCTGCGCGGCCTGGACGCGTTCCTCTACGGCACCTACTCCGGCTCCCGGTTCGTGGTCGCCGGCACCCCGTCGGGCATCACCCTCGCCCCGGAGGGGGGCGCCCACCAGTCGACCATCACCGCCTCGGTCGGCCTGGAACTGCCCGGCGTCACCTTCATCGAGCCGGCGTACGCCGCCAGCCTCGACTGGCTGCTCTGCGACGCGCTCGGGCAGATCGCCGGCGGGTCGACGCCGGCCGCCACCGCCGCGCCGGCCGAGGACGGGGCGTACTACTTCCGGCTCAGCACCCGGCCGATCGACCAGGCGCCGTTCGAGGCGGCCCGGGCCCGGATCTCCGACGCCGTGCTGCGGCGGCAGGTGGTCGCCGGGGCGTACCGGCTGGTCGACGCGCACCAGGCGTACCCGCACCTGGCCGACGCCCCGGTGGTCACCCTGGCCGGCTCCGGCGCGGTGCTGCCGGAGGTGCTCGCCGCGGCGGTGGAGCTGGCCGAGGAGGGCATCGCCGCGCACGTGGTGGACGTGACCTCGCTCGACCGGCTCTACCGGGCCTGGCAGCGGACGCTGCGCCAGGGCGTGCGGACGGCGACCGTGCCGAGCGTGCCCGGCGCGCTGCGGGCCGCGTTCGGCGACCGCGCCCCGGTGGTCACCGTGCACGACGCTGCCTCGCACGCGATGGCCTGGCTCGGCTCGGCGCTCGGTGTGCCGGCGGTGCCGCTGGGCGTGGACGAGTTCGGCCAGTCCGGCAGCGTCCGTGAGCTGTACGAGCTGCACGACCTGCTGCCCGGCAGCATCGTCAACGCCGCCCTGGCCGCGCTCTCGCTGCGCTGA
- a CDS encoding metallophosphoesterase family protein: MDGQENEQRGPGVDETPTRRERRRWPWTRQAGRSGRLRRVGVVAAVVLVALAGAVIGVLAGGRVNTDIGPFRADLTLVPAVQGSTTVDIPPLGALQLDSHDGPTHLTVGLGALDQRKTEALIDDPASISRASQSAVQDVRDGVIRLALRTLGAVVLVTLVLAALVFRDTRRTAWSAGLALAVTAGSLGLAASTVRPEAIEEPRYEGLLVNAPAIVGDARRIANDYTKYAEQLQRVVGNVSKLYTTVSALPVYEPAPGTTRVLHVSDMHLNPTGWQLIRTVVEQFNIDVVIDTGDITDWGSEPEASFVGSIGLLKKPYVYIRGNHDSARTAAAVARQPNAIVLSNSTTTVAGLTIAGIGDPRFTPDKETSPAGSGLTKQVADQVIGTGEQLATTVRNSPRPVDIALVHDPASSGPLSGTCPLVLAGHTHDRQVSKLPQVSGKQPTLLMVEGSTGGAGLRGLEGEKPTPLSMSVLYLDQQKQLQAYDDITVGGTGQAQVNLERHVIRDPAKGADVPVTPTPTRGGPESPSPGATVTGSQSPSPSPTR, translated from the coding sequence ATGGACGGTCAGGAGAACGAGCAGCGCGGGCCCGGGGTCGACGAGACCCCGACCCGGCGTGAGCGTCGCCGGTGGCCCTGGACGCGACAGGCGGGCCGGTCCGGCCGGCTGCGGCGGGTCGGCGTGGTCGCCGCGGTGGTCCTGGTCGCCCTCGCCGGCGCCGTGATCGGGGTGCTGGCCGGTGGCCGGGTCAACACCGACATCGGACCGTTCCGGGCCGACCTGACCCTCGTCCCGGCGGTCCAGGGCAGCACCACGGTCGACATCCCCCCGCTGGGCGCCCTGCAACTGGACAGCCACGACGGACCGACCCACCTCACCGTCGGCCTGGGCGCGCTGGACCAGCGCAAGACCGAGGCGCTGATCGACGACCCGGCGAGCATCAGCCGGGCCAGCCAGTCCGCCGTCCAGGACGTCCGGGACGGGGTCATCCGGCTCGCGCTGCGTACCCTCGGCGCGGTCGTGCTGGTCACGCTCGTGCTGGCCGCGCTGGTCTTCCGGGACACCCGCCGCACCGCCTGGTCGGCGGGGCTCGCGCTGGCGGTCACCGCCGGCAGCCTCGGGCTGGCCGCGAGCACCGTGCGTCCGGAGGCGATCGAGGAGCCCCGGTACGAGGGGCTGCTGGTCAACGCGCCGGCGATCGTCGGTGACGCCCGTCGGATCGCCAACGACTACACCAAGTACGCCGAGCAGCTCCAGCGCGTGGTGGGCAACGTGAGCAAGCTCTACACCACGGTGTCGGCGCTGCCGGTCTACGAGCCCGCGCCCGGGACCACCCGGGTGCTGCACGTCTCCGACATGCACCTGAACCCGACCGGCTGGCAGCTCATCCGCACGGTGGTGGAGCAGTTCAACATCGACGTGGTGATCGACACCGGGGACATCACCGACTGGGGCAGTGAGCCGGAGGCGTCCTTCGTCGGCTCGATCGGGCTGCTGAAGAAGCCGTACGTCTACATCCGGGGCAACCACGACTCGGCGCGGACGGCGGCGGCGGTGGCCCGCCAGCCCAACGCGATCGTGCTCAGCAACTCCACCACCACGGTGGCGGGGCTGACCATCGCCGGGATCGGCGACCCCCGGTTCACCCCGGACAAGGAGACCTCACCGGCCGGCAGCGGCCTGACCAAGCAGGTCGCCGACCAGGTCATCGGCACCGGCGAGCAGCTCGCCACCACGGTGCGCAACTCGCCCCGGCCGGTGGACATCGCGCTGGTGCACGACCCGGCCTCGTCCGGGCCGCTGTCGGGCACCTGCCCGCTGGTGCTCGCCGGGCACACCCACGACCGTCAGGTGTCGAAGCTGCCGCAGGTGTCCGGCAAGCAGCCCACCCTGCTGATGGTGGAGGGCTCCACCGGAGGCGCCGGGCTGCGCGGCCTGGAGGGCGAGAAGCCCACCCCGCTGTCGATGAGCGTGCTCTACCTCGACCAGCAGAAGCAGTTGCAGGCATACGACGACATCACCGTCGGCGGCACCGGGCAGGCGCAGGTCAACCTGGAGCGGCACGTGATCCGCGATCCGGCGAAGGGCGCCGACGTCCCGGTCACCCCCACCCCGACCCGGGGCGGCCCGGAGTCGCCGTCGCCCGGCGCGACCGTCACCGGCTCGCAGTCCCCCTCACCCAGCCCGACCCGCTGA
- a CDS encoding PQQ-dependent sugar dehydrogenase has translation MSVRPPYPRTGRHRAALAASCAALLLAVSGCSFGPPEPDPAGEPPNLPTPSSSASPGGAGQQVVATVLAKGLRVPWGIAFLPDGGALVTERDSGRILKVGPESGPDGLRVAPVQTVPDVAAGGEAGLLGIAVSPGYAKDETVFVYYTTERDNRVARLKLGATPTPILTGIPRAGNHDGGGLAFGPDGQLYVSTGDAGDRDASQDRKNLGGKILRITPDGKPAPGNPFPGSPVWSLGHRNVQGMAWDAGKRMYATEFGQNTWDEINRINAGGNYGWPTVEGQAGDKRYVDPIVQWRTSEASCSGLTTVDRLLVAACLRGQRLWVVELTDTGTVLGQPRELLTGRYGRLRAVAAAPDGSIWVSTSNHDGRGRPVPEDDRLLRLVFADGGAGRS, from the coding sequence GTGAGCGTCCGTCCCCCGTACCCCCGCACCGGCCGCCACCGCGCGGCGCTGGCGGCGTCCTGCGCGGCGCTGCTGCTGGCCGTCTCCGGATGCAGCTTCGGCCCGCCGGAGCCCGACCCGGCCGGCGAACCGCCCAACCTGCCGACCCCGTCGAGCTCGGCCAGCCCCGGCGGCGCCGGACAGCAGGTGGTCGCCACCGTCCTGGCCAAGGGTTTGCGGGTGCCGTGGGGCATCGCGTTCCTGCCCGACGGCGGGGCGCTGGTCACCGAACGGGACAGCGGCCGGATCCTCAAGGTCGGCCCGGAGTCCGGGCCGGACGGGCTGCGGGTCGCTCCGGTGCAGACGGTGCCCGACGTGGCCGCCGGTGGTGAGGCGGGGCTGCTCGGCATCGCCGTCTCCCCCGGGTACGCCAAGGACGAGACGGTCTTCGTCTACTACACCACCGAGCGGGACAACCGGGTGGCCCGGCTGAAGCTGGGCGCGACGCCGACGCCGATCCTCACCGGCATCCCCAGGGCCGGCAACCACGACGGCGGCGGGCTGGCCTTCGGCCCGGACGGGCAGCTCTACGTCAGCACCGGCGACGCCGGCGACCGGGACGCGTCGCAGGACCGCAAGAACCTGGGCGGCAAGATCCTGCGGATCACCCCGGACGGCAAGCCGGCCCCCGGCAACCCGTTCCCCGGCTCGCCGGTCTGGTCGCTGGGGCACCGCAACGTGCAGGGCATGGCCTGGGACGCCGGCAAGCGGATGTACGCCACCGAGTTCGGCCAGAACACCTGGGACGAGATCAACCGGATCAACGCCGGTGGCAACTACGGCTGGCCGACCGTCGAGGGTCAGGCCGGCGACAAGCGGTACGTGGACCCGATCGTGCAGTGGCGGACCTCGGAGGCGTCCTGCTCCGGGCTGACCACGGTGGACCGGCTGCTGGTCGCCGCGTGCCTGCGTGGGCAGCGGCTGTGGGTGGTCGAGCTGACCGACACCGGCACCGTGCTCGGGCAGCCGCGCGAGCTGCTGACCGGTCGGTACGGCCGGTTGCGGGCGGTCGCCGCCGCCCCCGACGGCTCGATCTGGGTGTCCACCTCCAACCACGACGGGCGGGGCCGGCCGGTGCCGGAGGACGACCGGCTGCTGCGGCTGGTCTTCGCCGACGGCGGCGCCGGGCGGAGCTGA
- a CDS encoding SpoIIE family protein phosphatase codes for MSERPPGADRPPATDLPALGDPGRLRSLADTGLDAVPDEAFERFARLVSDLLDVPVALVSLVTDTRQFFPGAVGLPEPWAGRRETPLSHSFCQHVVDLEIPMVLPDARLYPRVRQNLAIAELGVVAYAGIPLTDLDGRVLGSLCAIDSKPRTWTATQLRTLTDLAAACSSELRLRIALDGAEEARRRAEEAHDRLELLAGLSEILSGTLDVDTAVSRLAEAVVPLLADWALVTLVDRSRQPRRATGVHRDPAHTAGVARFADLMTTRLSSHSVTRTVLRTGQPVLGGEATPEDLKRATDDPEMIALAERLGFASHLTVPVPVSGGTDVMGTVTLVNGAGRRPFDDSDLRTAVEIGRRAGQAVGNSWMYGEQRHVAEVLQHSMLPSLPESPMAELAARYQPVADRVEVGGDWYDAFVQPDGDLMVAIGDVAGHDIEAAATMGQVRNLVRGDTFGRTDPVHEQMSRLDAAISGLRIPAAVTAILARLSPGAGGLAVSWCNAGHPPPLVVTADGAVRTLGGPREPLLGLTRPSRRTSRRSSLAVGDTLLLYTDGLVERRDRPIDETLAELVDLLAGTARLPLAELCDLLLGSHQRREDDVALLAVRVR; via the coding sequence ATGAGCGAGCGCCCCCCGGGAGCCGACCGGCCGCCCGCGACCGACCTTCCCGCGCTCGGCGACCCGGGCCGGCTCCGGTCGCTGGCCGACACCGGGCTGGACGCCGTTCCCGACGAGGCGTTCGAGCGCTTCGCCCGGCTGGTCAGCGACCTGCTCGACGTGCCGGTCGCGCTGGTCTCCCTGGTCACCGACACCCGGCAGTTCTTCCCCGGCGCGGTCGGCCTGCCGGAGCCGTGGGCGGGACGCCGGGAGACCCCGCTGAGCCACTCGTTCTGCCAGCACGTGGTGGACCTGGAGATCCCGATGGTGCTGCCGGACGCCCGGCTCTACCCCCGGGTGCGGCAGAACCTCGCCATCGCCGAGCTGGGCGTCGTCGCGTACGCGGGCATCCCGCTGACCGACCTCGATGGCCGGGTGCTCGGCTCGCTGTGCGCCATCGACAGCAAGCCCCGGACCTGGACCGCCACGCAGCTGCGGACCCTCACCGACCTGGCCGCCGCCTGCTCGTCGGAGCTGCGGCTGCGGATCGCGCTGGACGGCGCCGAGGAGGCCCGGCGGCGCGCCGAGGAGGCGCACGACCGGCTGGAGCTGCTGGCCGGGTTGAGCGAGATCCTCAGCGGCACGCTGGACGTCGACACGGCGGTCAGCCGGCTGGCCGAGGCGGTGGTGCCGCTGCTGGCCGACTGGGCGCTGGTGACCCTGGTCGACCGGTCCCGGCAGCCGCGCCGCGCCACCGGCGTGCACCGCGACCCGGCGCACACCGCCGGGGTGGCCCGGTTCGCCGACCTGATGACCACCCGGCTCAGCAGCCACTCGGTCACCCGGACGGTGCTGCGCACCGGGCAGCCCGTCCTCGGCGGCGAGGCCACCCCGGAGGACCTGAAGCGGGCCACCGACGACCCGGAGATGATCGCGCTCGCCGAACGGCTGGGCTTCGCCTCCCACCTGACGGTGCCGGTGCCGGTGTCCGGCGGCACGGACGTGATGGGCACCGTCACGCTGGTCAACGGGGCCGGCCGGCGGCCCTTCGACGACAGCGACCTGCGTACCGCGGTGGAGATCGGCCGCCGCGCCGGGCAGGCGGTCGGCAACAGCTGGATGTACGGCGAGCAGCGGCACGTCGCCGAGGTGCTCCAGCACAGCATGCTGCCCTCGCTGCCGGAGAGCCCGATGGCCGAGCTGGCCGCCCGCTACCAGCCGGTGGCCGACCGGGTCGAGGTCGGCGGCGACTGGTACGACGCCTTCGTGCAGCCCGACGGGGACCTGATGGTGGCGATCGGCGACGTCGCCGGCCACGACATCGAGGCCGCCGCGACCATGGGCCAGGTGCGCAACCTGGTACGCGGGGACACCTTCGGCCGGACCGACCCGGTGCACGAGCAGATGAGCCGGCTGGACGCGGCGATCTCCGGGCTGCGCATCCCGGCCGCGGTCACCGCTATCCTGGCCCGGCTCAGCCCGGGCGCCGGTGGGCTGGCGGTCAGCTGGTGCAACGCCGGGCACCCGCCGCCGCTGGTGGTCACCGCCGACGGGGCCGTACGCACCCTGGGCGGACCACGCGAGCCGTTGCTCGGGCTGACCCGGCCCTCCCGGCGCACCAGCCGGCGGTCGTCCCTGGCGGTCGGGGACACCCTGCTGCTCTACACCGACGGGTTGGTGGAACGCCGGGACCGACCGATCGACGAGACCCTGGCCGAGCTGGTGGACCTGCTCGCCGGCACCGCCCGGCTCCCGCTCGCCGAACTCTGCGACCTGCTGCTCGGCAGCCATCAGCGGCGGGAGGACGACGTCGCGCTGCTGGCCGTCCGGGTCCGCTGA
- a CDS encoding 2-hydroxyacid dehydrogenase, with translation MKVWIPHPAGVGLLGEVPSGVTVEPWTDPAAPPSDPAGVRFWVPPFLGGGDAAAMLARLPDLAVVQLLSAGADAWAGHVPDGVTLCDARGVHDAGTAEWVVAAILAQLRNFPAMARAQARREWAYADVAPTDELIGKRVLIVGAGSIGAAVQARLAPFDVEFTLVARTARPAEGVHGTDELPRLLPAADVVVLLVPLTGATRGMVDETFLAAMPDGALLVNAARGPVARTEALVAELASGRLRAALDVTDPEPLPAEHPLWELPNVLLTPHVAGSVRGLLPRAYRLVGAQLRRFAAGEPLVNTVVDGY, from the coding sequence GTGAAGGTATGGATCCCGCACCCGGCCGGAGTCGGACTGCTCGGCGAGGTGCCCTCGGGCGTCACCGTCGAGCCCTGGACGGACCCGGCGGCGCCCCCGTCGGACCCGGCCGGCGTGCGGTTCTGGGTGCCGCCGTTCCTGGGCGGCGGGGACGCCGCGGCGATGCTGGCCCGGCTGCCCGACCTGGCGGTCGTGCAGCTGCTCTCCGCCGGGGCGGACGCCTGGGCCGGGCACGTCCCGGACGGCGTGACGCTCTGCGACGCGCGGGGCGTGCACGACGCCGGCACCGCCGAGTGGGTGGTCGCCGCGATCCTGGCCCAGCTGCGCAACTTCCCCGCGATGGCGCGCGCCCAGGCCCGCCGCGAGTGGGCGTACGCCGACGTCGCCCCGACCGACGAGCTGATCGGCAAGCGGGTGCTGATCGTCGGCGCGGGTTCGATCGGCGCGGCGGTGCAGGCCCGGCTGGCCCCGTTCGACGTCGAGTTCACGCTGGTCGCCCGCACCGCCCGCCCCGCCGAAGGGGTGCACGGGACCGACGAGCTGCCCCGGCTGCTCCCGGCGGCCGACGTGGTGGTCCTGCTGGTGCCGCTGACCGGGGCCACCCGGGGGATGGTGGACGAGACGTTCCTCGCCGCGATGCCGGACGGCGCGCTGCTGGTCAACGCCGCCCGGGGGCCGGTGGCGCGGACCGAGGCGCTGGTCGCCGAGCTGGCGAGCGGCCGGCTGCGCGCCGCGCTGGACGTGACCGACCCGGAGCCGCTGCCGGCGGAGCACCCGCTGTGGGAGTTGCCGAACGTGCTGCTGACCCCGCACGTCGCCGGTTCGGTACGCGGGCTGCTGCCCCGGGCGTACCGGCTGGTCGGGGCGCAGCTGCGCCGGTTCGCGGCCGGCGAGCCGCTGGTCAACACGGTGGTGGACGGCTACTGA
- a CDS encoding PH domain-containing protein: MSRTDTIRFRNHQAVLVAAIVALIGALPLATAEWYLLPVLLVPLAVAVWAWRGGTEADARELRLTALAGGRRIPWERVVALATDPRGRAVARLDDGQQVLLPAVRGSDLPRLVEATGQSLPGSS, encoded by the coding sequence GTGAGTCGCACCGACACCATCCGCTTCCGGAACCACCAGGCCGTCCTGGTCGCGGCGATCGTCGCCCTGATCGGGGCGCTGCCGCTGGCCACCGCCGAGTGGTACCTGCTGCCGGTGCTGCTGGTCCCGCTCGCCGTCGCCGTCTGGGCGTGGCGGGGCGGCACCGAGGCCGACGCCCGTGAGCTGCGGCTGACCGCGCTCGCCGGGGGCCGGCGGATCCCGTGGGAACGGGTCGTCGCGCTGGCCACCGATCCGCGCGGTCGGGCCGTCGCCCGGCTCGACGACGGGCAGCAGGTACTCCTGCCGGCGGTACGCGGCAGCGACCTCCCCCGGCTCGTCGAGGCCACCGGTCAGAGCCTGCCCGGCAGCAGCTGA
- a CDS encoding GGDEF domain-containing protein — MPYAYLVRRPPPAVAALLAVTVSLMGAALAGALPPLAATTLAGAAGCALAGVRLSRSAAARGRDRAARRRRRAAALLDTAVLVVGLSVAVLPLAAPPQRPDVAAAGLLAATGLYGVGLLALPGHSRLAPRVRLRRTVDALGLGTALVFAGWVLLPPGEVPPVVRLVTVVGAAGLAGLLVSALAERRRRPGAALCRAGAAAALLGLADLVVLLTYRAPQPATLTAAPFLLAGALLTAAGMARVAAGDPPRGGGPAAAWPRVTAPAAVATLAAGHHLWAVGSFTPTAVLLGLAVIPPLIARELITAADNRDQERRLAAREAHFRALVSGGRDLILILDDELRVRWLSAAGARWFGLRDDEVRGRRLADLLHPDDAPGALACLAADPAGARPPLLVARMAAGDGGWRETEATVSDQRGVPEVGAVVLHVRDIGERRRLEREVRRLAATDQLTGLANRSELLRSLGARQGQRGGALLLVELHGLGAVADGAGPAVGDALLVTAARRLRDVVGPRDLVARVAGEEFAVLTDAGPVPAYAMGGRLVAALAEPCPVPGELVRLRVSVGLAELAGAGPEDVLRQADLARRRAAQLGRNRVEWYDAYLEEQLVRRLDLERELPGAVARGELDLVYQPVLGLADRLPVGTEALLRWRSPVLGTVLPAELLPVAEDLDLLGDLGWWVLDQACRQLAGWSTGGRDLWMAVNVTPRELLAPDFLPRVASILAGHGVPADRLVVEVAEPRLGAELPTVVARLAGLRSLGVRTALDDFRAEQASLAQLRRLPIDLLKIGPELVEPSDEPRRPLIDVVVSLGERLGLSVVVEELESEADVERARRAGCRYGQGFALARPATAERVEAFFEEFPSTSR; from the coding sequence GTGCCCTACGCGTACCTCGTCCGTCGTCCGCCGCCCGCGGTGGCCGCCCTGCTGGCGGTGACCGTGTCGCTGATGGGAGCCGCCCTGGCCGGCGCCCTCCCACCGCTGGCCGCCACGACGCTGGCCGGTGCGGCCGGCTGCGCCCTGGCCGGGGTCCGGCTCTCCCGGTCGGCCGCCGCCCGGGGCCGGGACCGGGCGGCCCGGCGCCGTCGCCGGGCCGCCGCCCTGCTCGACACCGCCGTGCTGGTCGTCGGCCTGAGCGTGGCCGTCCTGCCGCTGGCCGCCCCGCCGCAGCGTCCGGACGTGGCGGCGGCCGGCCTGCTCGCCGCGACCGGGCTGTACGGCGTCGGCCTGCTCGCGCTGCCCGGGCACTCCCGCCTGGCGCCCCGGGTCCGGCTGCGGCGGACCGTCGACGCGCTCGGCCTCGGCACCGCCCTGGTCTTCGCCGGCTGGGTGCTGCTGCCGCCCGGCGAGGTGCCGCCGGTGGTCCGGCTGGTGACCGTGGTCGGCGCGGCCGGGCTGGCCGGGCTGCTGGTGAGCGCGCTCGCCGAGCGCCGACGTCGACCCGGTGCGGCGCTCTGCCGGGCGGGCGCGGCCGCCGCCCTGCTCGGCCTGGCCGACCTGGTGGTGCTGCTGACCTACCGGGCGCCGCAGCCGGCGACGCTGACCGCGGCGCCGTTCCTGCTGGCCGGCGCGCTGCTCACCGCGGCCGGGATGGCCCGGGTCGCGGCCGGCGACCCGCCGCGCGGCGGTGGACCGGCGGCGGCCTGGCCACGGGTGACCGCGCCGGCGGCGGTGGCCACCCTGGCCGCCGGGCACCACCTCTGGGCCGTCGGCAGCTTCACCCCGACCGCCGTCCTGCTCGGGCTGGCGGTGATCCCGCCGCTGATCGCCCGGGAACTGATCACCGCCGCCGACAACCGGGACCAGGAGCGGCGGCTGGCCGCCCGGGAGGCGCACTTCCGGGCGCTGGTCTCCGGCGGCCGGGACCTGATCCTGATCCTCGACGACGAGCTGCGGGTGCGCTGGCTCTCCGCGGCCGGCGCGCGCTGGTTCGGGCTGCGCGACGACGAGGTGCGCGGTCGCCGCCTCGCCGACCTGCTGCACCCCGACGACGCGCCGGGCGCGCTGGCCTGCCTCGCCGCCGATCCGGCCGGGGCCCGGCCGCCCCTGCTGGTGGCCCGGATGGCCGCCGGCGACGGCGGCTGGCGGGAGACCGAGGCGACCGTGAGCGACCAGCGCGGGGTGCCCGAGGTCGGCGCGGTGGTGCTGCACGTGCGCGACATCGGCGAACGCCGCCGGCTGGAGCGGGAGGTGCGCCGGCTCGCCGCCACCGACCAGCTCACCGGCCTGGCCAACCGCAGCGAGCTGCTCCGCTCGCTGGGCGCGCGGCAGGGGCAGCGGGGCGGCGCGCTGCTCCTGGTGGAGCTGCACGGCCTCGGCGCGGTCGCCGACGGCGCGGGGCCGGCGGTGGGGGACGCCCTGCTGGTCACCGCCGCCCGCCGGCTGCGCGACGTGGTCGGCCCCCGCGATCTGGTGGCGCGGGTCGCCGGGGAGGAGTTCGCCGTCCTGACCGACGCCGGCCCGGTCCCGGCGTACGCGATGGGCGGCCGGCTGGTGGCCGCGCTGGCGGAGCCCTGTCCGGTGCCCGGGGAGCTGGTCCGGCTGCGGGTGAGCGTCGGCCTGGCCGAGCTGGCCGGGGCCGGCCCGGAGGACGTCCTGCGCCAGGCGGATCTCGCCCGGCGGCGGGCCGCGCAGCTCGGCCGCAACCGCGTCGAGTGGTACGACGCCTACCTGGAGGAGCAGCTGGTCCGCCGGCTGGACCTGGAGCGGGAGCTGCCCGGGGCGGTCGCCCGGGGCGAGCTGGACCTGGTCTACCAGCCGGTGCTCGGGCTGGCCGACCGGCTGCCGGTGGGGACGGAGGCGTTGCTGCGCTGGCGCAGTCCGGTGCTGGGCACCGTGCTCCCGGCCGAGCTGCTGCCGGTCGCCGAGGACCTGGACCTCCTCGGGGACCTGGGATGGTGGGTGCTGGACCAGGCCTGCCGGCAGCTCGCCGGCTGGTCGACCGGGGGCCGTGACCTGTGGATGGCGGTCAACGTGACGCCGCGTGAGCTGCTTGCGCCGGACTTCCTGCCCCGGGTGGCCTCGATCCTGGCCGGGCACGGCGTACCGGCCGACCGGCTGGTGGTCGAGGTGGCCGAGCCGCGTCTCGGCGCCGAGCTGCCCACCGTGGTGGCCCGGCTGGCCGGGCTGCGGTCGCTGGGCGTGCGGACGGCGCTGGACGACTTCCGGGCCGAGCAGGCGTCCCTGGCACAGCTGCGCCGGCTCCCGATCGACCTGCTCAAGATCGGCCCGGAGCTGGTGGAGCCGTCGGACGAGCCGCGACGGCCGCTGATCGACGTGGTGGTCAGCCTCGGCGAGCGGCTCGGGCTCTCGGTGGTGGTGGAGGAGTTGGAGTCGGAGGCCGACGTCGAGCGGGCCCGCCGGGCGGGCTGCCGGTACGGCCAGGGCTTCGCGCTGGCCCGTCCGGCCACCGCCGAGCGGGTGGAGGCGTTCTTCGAGGAGTTTCCCTCGACGTCGCGCTGA